One Ciconia boyciana chromosome 9, ASM3463844v1, whole genome shotgun sequence genomic window carries:
- the LOC140657079 gene encoding sulfate transporter-like isoform X2 — protein MEDTSSQKLGQSKDALGSLTPQESPANFVHVELEEYEPADFSTKELILKKAREVCTCNRQTIITFFCQLFPVLDWLPRYNVKTQLLGDVISGLLVGIVAIPQSISYSLLANQDPIYGIYTNFFCNIIYVAMATSRHNFVGSFGVLCLMIGQSVNRHLQLAGYSNDNAGSSLVGNSTSSSNETAACDRSCYAITVALSLSFLVGLYQVLLGLLQLGFVAVYLSEPLLSGFVTGSSLTIITSQMKYLLGLKIPRHEGVGSFILTWVDLFRYIQNSNICDLLTSLVALAIIVPVKEINDRYKEKMKAPFPIELLVVIVATVISYYFNFKERYKSAVCGDIPTGFRKPTLPDIKLFSSLAVDALPIAVIGFAMTVSLAEIFGKKHGYTVRANQEMIAIGMCNLLPSFFYCFASSAALTKTLLKESTGTQTQVSGLVTSLVLLLVLLWIAPLFYSLQTSILGVVTIVNLRGGLRKFRDTPYMWQLSKLDTVVWWTTMLSSTLITTEIGLLVGVCFALLCIIFRTQRPRATLLGKVGNTEIYEDQSTYKQLSSIANIKIFRFESSLYYVNKDYFKTVLYQKTGVNPILLAAKHQRVKAQANADTGNSKSFFGTRFDCLKQAKKRAEKSPADACPPSIDMHTLILDCGAMQFIDTVGLSVLKETHHDYKEIGVQVLLASCNPSIRHRLREGGWAGETDSGGQLAFHSVHDAVRFAEWWFHVQQEESKEKKDALLDPEDLNFQASL, from the exons ATGGAGGACACATCAAGCCAGAAGTTGGGACAGAGCAAAGATGCACTGGGCTCCCTAACACCACAAGAGAGTCCTGCCAATTTTGTACACGTTGAATTGGAGGAGTATGAGCCTGCAGACTTCAGCACCAAGGAACTCATCCTAAAGAAAGCCAGAGAGGTCTGCACATGCAATCGTCAAACCATCATCACCTTCTTCTGTCAGCTGTTCCCAGTGCTGGACTGGCTTCCCCGTTACAACGTCAAGACGCAGTTGCTTGGGGATGTCATATCTGGGCTCCTGGTGGGGATAGTTGCCATCCCTCAGTCCATCTCCTACTCCCTCTTAGCCAACCAGGATCCCATCTACGGAATCTACACCAACTTCTTCTGCAATATCATCTACGTTGCTATGGCCACTTCACGCCATAACTTCGTGGGCTCCTTCGGTGTTCTTTGCCTGATGATTGGGCAGTCTGTGAACCGGCACCTCCAGCTAGCAGGGTACAGCAACGACAATGCTGGCTCTTCGCTGGTGGGCAACTCCACCTCCTCCAGTAACGAGACAGCTGCCTGTGACAGGAGCTGCTACGCCATCACTGTGGCCCTTTCCTTAAGCTTTCTGGTCGGTCTTTACCAG GTCCTGCTGGGGCTTTTACAGCTGGGCTTTGTGGCTGTCTACCTGTCAGAACCTCTTCTCAGTGGCTTTGTGACTGGCTCCAGCCTCACCATTATCACCTCCCAGATGAAGTATCTCCTGGGACTGAAAATCCCTCGTCACGAAGGGGTGGGGTCCTTCATCCTGACGTGGGTTGACCTTTTCAGATACATCCAGAACAGCAACATCTGTGACCTGCTCACCAGCCTGGTTGCTTTGGCCATCATAGTGCCTGTCAAAGAGATCAATGACCGGTATAAGGAGAAGATGAAGGCCCCGTTCCCCATAGAGCTGCTGGTGGTCATTGTAGCCACAGTAATATCTTACTACTTTAACTTCAAAGAGCGATACAAGTCTGCTGTTTGTGGGGATATCCCCACTGGTTTCAGGAAACCCACTCTACCAGAtataaagctgttttccagcctgGCAGTTGATGCTCTGCCCATTGCTGTTATTGGCTTTGCCATGACTGTCTCCCTGGCGGAAATCTTTGGCAAAAAACATGGCTACACTGTCCGTGCCAACCAAGAGATGATTGCCATTGGCATGTGCAACCTgctcccttctttcttctacTGCTTTGCCAGCTCTGCGGCCCTGACCAAGACTCTGCTGAAGGAGTCCACGGGGACCCAGACCCAGGTCTCTGGCCTGGTCAcctccctggtgctgctgctagTGCTGCTGTGGATTGCCCCGCTCTTCTACTCACTGCAGACCTCCATCCTGGGGGTGGTCACCATTGTCAACTTGCGGGGGGGCCTGAGGAAGTTCCGTGACACCCCCTACATGTGGCAGCTCAGCAAGCTGGACACAGTGGTGTGGTGGACCACCATGCTGTCCTCCACACTGATCACCACGGAGATTGGGCTCCTCGTGGGtgtctgctttgctctgctctgtatCATCTTCCGCACGCAGAGACCCAGGGCCACGCTCCTGGGCAAGGTTGGCAACACAGAAATCTATGAGGACCAGTCCACTTACAAGCAGCTCAGCAGTATTGCCAACATCAAAATTTTCCGCTTCGAATCATCCCTCTACTATGTCAACAAGGACTATTTCAAGACTGTTCTCTACCAGAAAACTGGGGTAAATCCTATCCTGCTGGCTGCTAAGCACCAAAGGGTGAAGGCCCAGGCAAATGCAGACACAGGCAACAGCAAGAGCTTTTTCGGCACCAGGTTTGACTGCCTGAAACAGGCCAAGAAAAGGGCTGAGAAGTCTCCAGCAGATGCCTGTCCTCCCTCCATAGATATGCACACCTTAATCCTTGACTGTGGGGCAATGCAGTTCATAGATACTGTGGGTCTCTCTGTGCTAAAGGAGACACATCATGACTACAAGGAGATTGGCGTCCAGGTGCTCCTGGCCAGCTGCAACCCTTCCATCCGCCACCGGCTCCgggagggaggctgggctgGCGAGACAGACAGTGGTGGTCAGCTGGCTTTCCACAGCGTCCACGATGCAGTGCGATTTGCTGAATGGTGGTTCCACgtgcagcaggaggagagcaaggagaaaaaggatGCTCTCCTGGACCCCGAAGACCTGAACTTCCAGGCATCTTTGTAG
- the LOC140657079 gene encoding sulfate transporter-like isoform X1 gives MTATLHGCLLSCLSSPGAMEDTSSQKLGQSKDALGSLTPQESPANFVHVELEEYEPADFSTKELILKKAREVCTCNRQTIITFFCQLFPVLDWLPRYNVKTQLLGDVISGLLVGIVAIPQSISYSLLANQDPIYGIYTNFFCNIIYVAMATSRHNFVGSFGVLCLMIGQSVNRHLQLAGYSNDNAGSSLVGNSTSSSNETAACDRSCYAITVALSLSFLVGLYQVLLGLLQLGFVAVYLSEPLLSGFVTGSSLTIITSQMKYLLGLKIPRHEGVGSFILTWVDLFRYIQNSNICDLLTSLVALAIIVPVKEINDRYKEKMKAPFPIELLVVIVATVISYYFNFKERYKSAVCGDIPTGFRKPTLPDIKLFSSLAVDALPIAVIGFAMTVSLAEIFGKKHGYTVRANQEMIAIGMCNLLPSFFYCFASSAALTKTLLKESTGTQTQVSGLVTSLVLLLVLLWIAPLFYSLQTSILGVVTIVNLRGGLRKFRDTPYMWQLSKLDTVVWWTTMLSSTLITTEIGLLVGVCFALLCIIFRTQRPRATLLGKVGNTEIYEDQSTYKQLSSIANIKIFRFESSLYYVNKDYFKTVLYQKTGVNPILLAAKHQRVKAQANADTGNSKSFFGTRFDCLKQAKKRAEKSPADACPPSIDMHTLILDCGAMQFIDTVGLSVLKETHHDYKEIGVQVLLASCNPSIRHRLREGGWAGETDSGGQLAFHSVHDAVRFAEWWFHVQQEESKEKKDALLDPEDLNFQASL, from the exons ATGACTGCAACACTTCAtggctgcctgctctcctgccttaGCTCTCCTGGTGCAATGGAGGACACATCAAGCCAGAAGTTGGGACAGAGCAAAGATGCACTGGGCTCCCTAACACCACAAGAGAGTCCTGCCAATTTTGTACACGTTGAATTGGAGGAGTATGAGCCTGCAGACTTCAGCACCAAGGAACTCATCCTAAAGAAAGCCAGAGAGGTCTGCACATGCAATCGTCAAACCATCATCACCTTCTTCTGTCAGCTGTTCCCAGTGCTGGACTGGCTTCCCCGTTACAACGTCAAGACGCAGTTGCTTGGGGATGTCATATCTGGGCTCCTGGTGGGGATAGTTGCCATCCCTCAGTCCATCTCCTACTCCCTCTTAGCCAACCAGGATCCCATCTACGGAATCTACACCAACTTCTTCTGCAATATCATCTACGTTGCTATGGCCACTTCACGCCATAACTTCGTGGGCTCCTTCGGTGTTCTTTGCCTGATGATTGGGCAGTCTGTGAACCGGCACCTCCAGCTAGCAGGGTACAGCAACGACAATGCTGGCTCTTCGCTGGTGGGCAACTCCACCTCCTCCAGTAACGAGACAGCTGCCTGTGACAGGAGCTGCTACGCCATCACTGTGGCCCTTTCCTTAAGCTTTCTGGTCGGTCTTTACCAG GTCCTGCTGGGGCTTTTACAGCTGGGCTTTGTGGCTGTCTACCTGTCAGAACCTCTTCTCAGTGGCTTTGTGACTGGCTCCAGCCTCACCATTATCACCTCCCAGATGAAGTATCTCCTGGGACTGAAAATCCCTCGTCACGAAGGGGTGGGGTCCTTCATCCTGACGTGGGTTGACCTTTTCAGATACATCCAGAACAGCAACATCTGTGACCTGCTCACCAGCCTGGTTGCTTTGGCCATCATAGTGCCTGTCAAAGAGATCAATGACCGGTATAAGGAGAAGATGAAGGCCCCGTTCCCCATAGAGCTGCTGGTGGTCATTGTAGCCACAGTAATATCTTACTACTTTAACTTCAAAGAGCGATACAAGTCTGCTGTTTGTGGGGATATCCCCACTGGTTTCAGGAAACCCACTCTACCAGAtataaagctgttttccagcctgGCAGTTGATGCTCTGCCCATTGCTGTTATTGGCTTTGCCATGACTGTCTCCCTGGCGGAAATCTTTGGCAAAAAACATGGCTACACTGTCCGTGCCAACCAAGAGATGATTGCCATTGGCATGTGCAACCTgctcccttctttcttctacTGCTTTGCCAGCTCTGCGGCCCTGACCAAGACTCTGCTGAAGGAGTCCACGGGGACCCAGACCCAGGTCTCTGGCCTGGTCAcctccctggtgctgctgctagTGCTGCTGTGGATTGCCCCGCTCTTCTACTCACTGCAGACCTCCATCCTGGGGGTGGTCACCATTGTCAACTTGCGGGGGGGCCTGAGGAAGTTCCGTGACACCCCCTACATGTGGCAGCTCAGCAAGCTGGACACAGTGGTGTGGTGGACCACCATGCTGTCCTCCACACTGATCACCACGGAGATTGGGCTCCTCGTGGGtgtctgctttgctctgctctgtatCATCTTCCGCACGCAGAGACCCAGGGCCACGCTCCTGGGCAAGGTTGGCAACACAGAAATCTATGAGGACCAGTCCACTTACAAGCAGCTCAGCAGTATTGCCAACATCAAAATTTTCCGCTTCGAATCATCCCTCTACTATGTCAACAAGGACTATTTCAAGACTGTTCTCTACCAGAAAACTGGGGTAAATCCTATCCTGCTGGCTGCTAAGCACCAAAGGGTGAAGGCCCAGGCAAATGCAGACACAGGCAACAGCAAGAGCTTTTTCGGCACCAGGTTTGACTGCCTGAAACAGGCCAAGAAAAGGGCTGAGAAGTCTCCAGCAGATGCCTGTCCTCCCTCCATAGATATGCACACCTTAATCCTTGACTGTGGGGCAATGCAGTTCATAGATACTGTGGGTCTCTCTGTGCTAAAGGAGACACATCATGACTACAAGGAGATTGGCGTCCAGGTGCTCCTGGCCAGCTGCAACCCTTCCATCCGCCACCGGCTCCgggagggaggctgggctgGCGAGACAGACAGTGGTGGTCAGCTGGCTTTCCACAGCGTCCACGATGCAGTGCGATTTGCTGAATGGTGGTTCCACgtgcagcaggaggagagcaaggagaaaaaggatGCTCTCCTGGACCCCGAAGACCTGAACTTCCAGGCATCTTTGTAG
- the LOC140657080 gene encoding sulfate transporter-like, with protein MAAMAEFNNVCSVTEVPEGDDAKRSFHHRMFLEPQEKKRSMKALVVKQAKKTCSCTPAKVKDCVFSFFPVLQWLPKYKLREYLLGDIMSGVIVGVLLVPQSIAYSLLAGQEPIYGLYTSFFTSIIYFIFGTSRHISVGIFGVICLMVGQVVDREVQRAGYELEPAALSVLTDTATYVNTTISPVNQTSQKLFCDKSCYAITVGATMTFIAGVYQVAMGFFQVGFVSVYLSDSLLSGFVTGASFTILTSQAKYLLGLDIPRSSGIGSLVVTWINIFRNIHKTNICDLITSFLCFLVLIPTKELNEHFKSRLKAPIPVELVVIVAATLASHFGKLRETYGSSIAGHIPTGFLPPRPPDWNLIPNVALDAIPIAIIGFAITVSLSEMFAKKHGYSVKANQEMYAIGFCNIIPSFFHCFTTSAALAKTLVKESTGCRTQISGLVTSLVILLVLLVIAPLFYSLQKCVLAVITIVNLRGALRKFKDLPKMWHLSRVDTVIWLVTMTASAFISTEIGLLVGVCFSMLCVIFRTQRPEAPLLGWVAESETYESLSAYKNLQTKPGIMVFRFEAPLYYINKECFKSTLYKQTGVNPVWVKAAKKKAAKRMLREKEVDSGGNQTSISMDFVSEPLEFHTIVIDCCAVQFLDTAGIRTLKEVYKDYREIDVQVLLAQCNPSVRSSLIRGEFFKEGEDHLLFHSVHQAVDFALGAQGHSVTSASKN; from the exons ATGGCAGCAATGGCAGAATTCAACAACGTCTGTTCAGTGACTGAAGTGCCAGAAGGAGATGATGCTAAACGCAGTTTCCATCACAGAATGTTCTTGGAACCCCAAGAGAAGAAGAGGAGCATGAAGGCTCTGGTGGttaagcaagcaaagaaaacttGCAGCTGCACTCCAGCCAAAGTTAAagactgtgttttcagtttctttcctgtCTTGCAGTGGCTTCCTAAATACAAACTAAGAGAGTACTTACTGGGAGACATAATGTCTGGTGTGATTGTGGGGGTCTTATTAGTCCCACAGTCAATTGCCTATTCTCTCTTGGCTGGGCAGGAGCCTATTTATGGCCTTTATACATCCTTTTTCACtagcattatttatttcatatttggaACCTCCCGCCACATCTCAGTTGGCATCTTTGGTGTGATTTGCCTGATGGTGGGACAAGTGGTAGATCGTGAAGTACAGAGAGCTGGCTATGAGTTAGAGCCAGCTGCACTCAGTGTCCTCACAGATACAGCAACGTATGTAAACACCACCATTTCGCCTGTGAATCAGACATCACAGAAGCTGTTCTGTGATAAAAGCTGCTATGCAATTACAGTGGGAGCCACCATGACCTTCATAGCTGGAGTTTATCAG GTGGCCATGGGTTTCTTTCAAGTGGGCTTTGTCTCGGTGTACCTCTCCGATTCATTGCTGAGTGGATTTGTCACGGGTGCCTCCTTTACCATCCTAACCTCACAAGCCAAGTATCTCCTGGGCCTAGACATTCCACGGAGCAGTGGCATTGGCTCCCTTGTAGTCACGTGGATAAACATCTTCAGAAACATACACAAGACCAACATCTGTGATCTCATCACCAGCTTCTTGTGCTTTCTTGTACTTATCCCAACCAAAGAGcttaatgaacattttaaatccAGGCTCAAGGCTCCAATACCAGTTGAACTAGTCGTAATTGTGGCAGCTACTCTGGCATCTCACTTTGGGAAGCTGAGAGAGACTTACGGCTCGAGCATTGCTGGACATATCCCAACTGGGTTTCTGCCACCCCGCCCTCCAGACTGGAACCTGATTCCTAATGTGGCTTTGGATGCTATCCCCATAGCTATTATTGGCTTTGCCATCACTGTCTCCCTCTCAGAGATGTTTGCCAAGAAGCATGGTTACTCTGTGAAGGCCAACCAGGAAATGTACGCCATTGGCTTCTGCAACATCATTCCCTCTTTCTTCCATTGCTTCACAACCAGTGCAGCTCTTGCCAAGACTCTTGTCAAAGAGTCCACAGGCTGTAGGACACAAATATCTGGCTTGGTGACTAGTTTGGTAATCCTATTAGTTCTCCTTGTGATTGCACCTTTATTTTATTCCCTTCAGAAATGTGTCCTTGCTGTCATAACCATTGTAAACCTCAGAGGAGCCCTGCGGAAGTTCAAGGACCTGCCAAAAATGTGGCATTTGAGCAGAGTGGACACAGTGATCTGGCTAGTTACTATGACAGCCTCAGCATTCATCAGTACTGAGATTGGCCTTTTGGTTGGTGTTTGCTTCTCTATGCTCTGCGTCATTTTCCGAACTCAGAGACCAGAGGCACCTCTGCTTGGCTGGGTGGCAGAGTCTGAGACGTACGAATCCCTGTCTGCTTACAAGAACTTGCAAACCAAGCCAGGAATCATGGTGTTCCGTTTCGAAGCACCCCTCTACTACATCAACAAAGAGTGCTTTAAATCCACCCTGTACAAGCAAACTGGGGTCAACCCTGTCTGGGTGaaggcagcaaagaaaaaggcagcaaaaagaaTGCTTAGAGAGAAAGAGGTGGATTCTGGTGGCAACCAGACCAGCATCTCCATGGATTTTGTGTCTGAACCTCTGGAGTTTCACACAATAGTGATTGACTGTTGTGCAGTACAGTTCCTGGACACGGCAGGGATACGCACGCTCAAAGAGGTCTACAAGGACTACAGGGAGATAGATGTCCAGGTGCTACTGGCCCAGTGCAATCCTTCAGTGAGGAGTTCCCTGATCCGAGGAGAATTCTTTAAAGAGGGGGAGGACCACCTTCTCTTCCACAGTGTGCACCAGGCTGTGGACTTCGCATTGGGTGCACAGGGGCACAGTGTGACCAGTGCTTCTAAGAACTAG